One window of Caldisericum exile AZM16c01 genomic DNA carries:
- a CDS encoding PTS sugar transporter subunit IIB: MEQKSSKKLKILAVCGMGLGSGLVLKMTLEKAIKEMGINASVEVADVASATTMATDLVVTSYEFANSFFQKGIKVITIKNYTNVNEMKEKLQEALKES, encoded by the coding sequence ATGGAACAAAAGTCTTCAAAGAAACTGAAAATACTCGCAGTGTGCGGGATGGGTTTAGGCTCTGGCCTCGTTTTAAAGATGACTTTAGAAAAAGCAATTAAAGAAATGGGAATTAATGCATCTGTAGAAGTAGCAGATGTTGCTTCCGCTACTACTATGGCTACTGATCTTGTTGTTACATCGTATGAATTTGCAAATTCATTTTTCCAAAAGGGTATAAAAGTGATAACCATCAAGAACTATACCAATGTTAACGAGATGAAGGAAAAACTACAAGAAGCGCTTAAGGAATCTTAG
- a CDS encoding PTS sugar transporter subunit IIA, whose product MEMEETLGNIGRNNLPGLISEECVLLDIEARDAEEALNLGCEILVKTGAVTKEYCELIINSFHKNGPYFVIAPHFALSHARNEGNCVKKVAISFLRLSKPVYFGHPDNDPVDLIITLATPDDKSHIGTMAELSEILMDEESWDILEKGTLKEVLNLLTKRK is encoded by the coding sequence ATGGAAATGGAAGAGACTTTAGGAAATATAGGGAGGAATAACTTACCGGGATTGATCTCTGAAGAATGTGTATTACTAGATATAGAAGCAAGGGATGCGGAAGAGGCTCTTAATTTAGGATGCGAAATATTAGTAAAAACCGGTGCTGTAACTAAAGAATATTGTGAACTTATAATAAATTCCTTTCATAAAAATGGTCCTTATTTTGTTATAGCGCCGCATTTTGCATTATCACATGCAAGAAACGAAGGAAATTGTGTTAAAAAGGTTGCTATTAGCTTTTTAAGATTATCAAAACCTGTTTATTTTGGGCATCCAGATAATGATCCTGTCGATCTAATCATTACGCTTGCTACACCTGACGACAAGAGTCATATTGGGACAATGGCCGAATTGAGTGAGATACTTATGGACGAAGAGAGTTGGGATATTTTAGAAAAAGGGACCTTAAAGGAAGTTCTAAATTTATTAACTAAAAGGAAGTAG
- a CDS encoding BglG family transcription antiterminator, translating to MINVKGRTARVILYLLERDYAVSLKKISEDTNININTLRKDMKSVADFVKEFGLNVVAKPNVGLKIEGTPEKKIALSEELKIAEEILSNSESKTWYACFLLLSSRKTPTIEDLSDILERSRPAVSSDIKKIKEWLKDFNITLIGEPGRGYVIEGSEEDIRYAIKVSIKNFFSYSFDSIAIKFGNLDRFKASDQKLLGVKVLKTAYLFEIKEFIDRLLQDLKRVLSPQDTFSFALDVYVSVERNIRGFKLSYDEKTLLQLSKMGEYSAIKNNVKILENSLKINFSDSEIAFLTKRFLGLRAEPIETYSSIAIPDVYFKKVEDIVRFAEEYLGFKVEEDPEVVRMFALHLKGAIEKIKLGVKIENPILRTIKREYTFAFDIAKKVSEGLSKSFKIEIPEEEIGYIATYIMALVESSKVPKKVKAVVICPMGIATSKILYYRLLQEFPNLDILETFSFKDAIDGKLPQEVDLIISTTHINFSPFPTIVVSPLLSKDDVKVIKEKLKEILQSKTSKPQRDFSNKLLVYIEDSFRNKEELIFEIGQRLIEEGYVKSGFVEAVLKREKKFPTGIESPIPFAIPHAESEYTQKSVIAIILLKKPISFNLASDKNKSILVPIVILPAISNNEEDGILLYKVIEKLNNLEIAKSILKLSQPEKISKLLAED from the coding sequence ATGATTAATGTTAAAGGAAGAACTGCGAGGGTTATTCTATACCTTCTTGAACGTGATTATGCTGTATCTTTAAAGAAAATTTCAGAAGATACTAACATAAATATTAATACTTTGAGAAAGGATATGAAGTCCGTTGCTGATTTTGTAAAAGAGTTTGGTCTAAATGTGGTTGCTAAGCCAAATGTAGGCTTGAAAATTGAAGGAACTCCGGAGAAAAAGATTGCACTTAGTGAAGAATTGAAAATTGCAGAAGAGATACTCAGTAATAGTGAAAGTAAAACATGGTATGCCTGTTTTTTACTTCTTTCAAGCAGAAAAACTCCTACAATCGAAGATCTTTCTGATATTCTTGAAAGGTCAAGGCCCGCAGTTTCTTCAGATATTAAGAAGATAAAGGAATGGCTTAAGGATTTCAATATTACTCTTATTGGTGAACCTGGAAGAGGTTATGTGATTGAGGGGAGCGAAGAAGATATAAGATATGCAATAAAGGTATCGATTAAAAATTTCTTTTCATACAGTTTTGACAGTATCGCAATAAAATTTGGAAATTTAGATAGGTTTAAAGCATCAGATCAAAAGTTACTTGGAGTTAAAGTTTTAAAGACAGCCTACTTGTTTGAAATTAAAGAGTTTATAGATCGTTTGTTGCAGGATCTTAAGAGAGTTTTAAGTCCACAAGACACTTTTAGTTTTGCTTTGGATGTTTATGTTTCGGTAGAACGTAATATAAGAGGATTTAAACTTTCTTATGACGAGAAAACTCTTTTACAGTTGTCAAAGATGGGAGAATATAGTGCGATAAAAAATAATGTGAAGATCTTAGAGAATAGTTTGAAAATCAACTTTAGCGATTCTGAAATTGCCTTTCTTACAAAAAGGTTTCTTGGACTTAGAGCAGAACCAATTGAGACATATTCATCAATTGCAATTCCTGATGTCTATTTTAAAAAAGTTGAAGACATCGTTAGATTTGCAGAGGAATATCTCGGTTTTAAAGTTGAAGAAGATCCTGAAGTTGTAAGGATGTTTGCATTGCACCTAAAAGGTGCAATTGAGAAAATCAAATTAGGAGTAAAAATCGAAAACCCGATCCTTAGAACAATAAAGCGTGAGTATACTTTTGCATTTGATATTGCGAAAAAAGTTTCCGAAGGCTTAAGTAAAAGTTTCAAAATTGAAATTCCGGAAGAGGAAATTGGGTACATTGCAACTTATATTATGGCACTTGTTGAATCTTCAAAAGTCCCGAAAAAGGTTAAGGCAGTTGTCATTTGTCCTATGGGAATTGCAACTTCTAAAATTCTTTATTATAGGCTTCTACAGGAATTTCCTAATCTTGACATTTTGGAGACCTTCTCTTTTAAGGATGCGATAGATGGAAAATTGCCTCAAGAAGTTGACCTTATCATATCAACAACGCATATAAATTTCTCTCCTTTTCCAACGATTGTTGTATCTCCGCTTCTAAGTAAGGATGATGTAAAAGTTATAAAAGAAAAACTAAAGGAAATTTTACAATCAAAAACTTCAAAACCTCAAAGGGATTTTTCTAACAAACTACTTGTGTATATCGAGGATTCTTTTAGAAACAAGGAAGAACTTATCTTTGAAATTGGGCAAAGACTTATTGAGGAGGGTTATGTAAAGAGTGGATTTGTTGAAGCGGTTTTAAAAAGGGAAAAGAAATTTCCAACAGGTATTGAAAGCCCAATTCCTTTTGCAATCCCCCATGCGGAAAGTGAATACACGCAAAAGAGCGTAATTGCAATAATTTTACTTAAAAAGCCTATTTCTTTTAACCTTGCAAGTGATAAAAATAAATCAATTTTAGTTCCTATTGTGATTTTGCCTGCCATATCAAATAATGAAGAAGATGGGATATTGCTATACAAAGTGATTGAGAAATTAAATAACCTAGAAATTGCAAAATCAATCTTAAAGTTAAGCCAACCTGAAAAAATCAGCAAATTGCTAGCAGAAGACTAA
- a CDS encoding glycosyltransferase: MENIKIYFGIFGYLFIGVILFLILLGKSSKKIPLKKRYTVNKFIAIIPAHNEENVISNSILSAKKAGFHRVIVILDNCTDDTPIIAQGLGAETIFVNFRSKGRSLAYAIPKIVQKYGEYSFYMIFDADNVIDENYIEHIKPYVESYPVIQTNLYNLNVDGVIPRMYIFMDAIYLRIQKALTLLGLSSIISGYGWGAYGWVFNKHKFDCNSVLEDFEYTVKLPLKVTFVEDATVYDEKPVEFAPSFKQRLRWYRGYFYTVFKENGIVKNLYTIPLIVGAATHILSFLLSLPDPLYVSIPVVVFALHTLIFLLPLNERELKDVKWYDIFLMFFFNTTNLAAILTAMFTYNKTDWVRTPHAYKINV; the protein is encoded by the coding sequence ATGGAAAATATAAAAATTTATTTTGGTATTTTTGGATATTTATTTATAGGAGTTATACTATTTTTGATTCTTCTTGGGAAATCGTCAAAAAAGATTCCCCTAAAGAAGAGATACACAGTTAACAAATTTATTGCAATTATCCCCGCACACAACGAAGAAAATGTCATTTCAAATTCAATTCTTTCTGCAAAGAAGGCAGGCTTTCACAGAGTTATTGTTATTCTTGATAACTGCACCGATGATACTCCTATAATTGCACAAGGACTTGGTGCTGAGACTATATTTGTAAATTTTAGGTCTAAAGGACGCTCTCTTGCGTATGCAATACCAAAGATCGTTCAAAAATATGGCGAATATTCATTCTACATGATCTTTGATGCAGATAATGTAATTGATGAAAATTACATAGAACACATAAAGCCATATGTTGAATCATACCCTGTGATTCAAACAAACTTATACAACCTTAATGTTGACGGCGTTATTCCAAGAATGTATATATTCATGGATGCAATTTATCTTAGAATTCAAAAAGCACTTACACTTCTTGGGCTTTCATCAATTATATCAGGTTACGGGTGGGGCGCATACGGTTGGGTTTTCAATAAGCATAAATTCGATTGCAACTCCGTCCTTGAAGATTTCGAGTATACGGTAAAACTTCCTTTAAAGGTAACGTTTGTGGAGGATGCAACAGTATATGATGAAAAGCCAGTAGAATTTGCTCCGTCATTCAAGCAGAGACTCCGTTGGTATAGAGGATACTTCTACACAGTTTTTAAAGAAAATGGTATTGTAAAAAATCTATACACAATTCCTTTAATCGTGGGTGCTGCAACTCACATTTTAAGTTTTCTTTTATCACTACCAGATCCACTTTATGTTTCAATTCCTGTTGTTGTATTTGCCTTGCATACGCTTATATTTTTACTTCCACTAAATGAAAGAGAGTTAAAAGATGTAAAGTGGTACGACATATTTCTTATGTTTTTCTTCAATACGACAAACCTTGCTGCGATCTTAACTGCGATGTTTACATATAACAAGACTGACTGGGTAAGAACACCACACGCATACAAAATAAACGTTTAG
- a CDS encoding adenosine-specific kinase yields the protein MNFEIKVIPIEKPEDMNCILGQSHFIKTVEDLSEVIAGSVPGVKFGLAFNEASGVALVRFAGNDPELVELAKKNAYEVGAGHFFIIFIKGAFPINVLNAIKSVQEVCNIYAASANPMQVIVAETDLGRAVLGVVDGVKPKGFEGVEHIKERKEILRKFGYKF from the coding sequence ATGAATTTTGAAATTAAAGTGATACCAATAGAAAAGCCCGAAGATATGAATTGCATCCTTGGACAATCGCACTTTATTAAAACTGTGGAAGATTTAAGCGAAGTCATTGCAGGAAGTGTGCCAGGCGTAAAATTTGGCCTTGCCTTTAACGAAGCCTCAGGTGTTGCACTTGTGCGTTTTGCCGGAAACGATCCTGAACTTGTTGAACTTGCAAAGAAAAATGCGTATGAAGTTGGTGCAGGACATTTCTTTATTATTTTCATTAAAGGGGCATTCCCAATAAACGTCCTCAATGCAATAAAAAGTGTGCAAGAGGTTTGTAACATCTACGCCGCCTCTGCAAACCCAATGCAAGTAATCGTTGCGGAAACAGATCTTGGAAGAGCTGTTTTAGGTGTTGTAGATGGCGTAAAACCAAAAGGTTTTGAGGGAGTTGAACATATAAAAGAAAGAAAAGAAATCCTGAGAAAATTCGGATATAAGTTCTAA